A region from the Sander vitreus isolate 19-12246 chromosome 1, sanVit1, whole genome shotgun sequence genome encodes:
- the mafa gene encoding transcription factor Maf, with product MASELAMSNSDLPTSPLAMEYVNDFDLMKFEVKKEPVEPDRNISQCSRLIAGGSLSSTPMSTPCSSVPPSPSFSAPSPGSGSEQKTHIEDFYWMSGYQQQLNPEALGFSPEDAVEALINSSHQLQSFDGYARGQQFAGAAGAGGTMAGEEMGSAAAVVSAVIAAAAAQNGGQHHHHHHHHHSNSHHQAPGVQSNGTSGTIHPHMRLDDRFSDDQLVSMSVRELNRQLRGVSKEEVIRLKQKRRTLKNRGYAQSCRFKRVQQRHVLEGEKTQLVQQVDHLKQEISRLVRERDAYKEKYEKLISNGFRENGSSSDNNPSSPEFFMSSRKFLHL from the coding sequence ATGGCATCAGAGCTGGCAATGAGCAACTCCGACCTGCCCACCAGTCCCCTGGCCATGGAATATGTTAATGACTTCGATCTGATGAAGTTTGAAGTGAAAAAGGAGCCGGTGGAGCCCGATCGCAACATCAGCCAGTGCAGTCGCCTTATCGCCGGGGGATCCTTGTCTTCCACCCCGATGAGCACGCCGTGTAGCTCGGTGCCCCCTTCCCCAAGCTTCTCGGCACCCAGTCCGGGCTCGGGGAGCGAGCAGAAGACACACATAGAGGATTTCTACTGGATGTCCGGTTATCAACAGCAGTTGAATCCAGAGGCGCTGGGCTTCAGCCCCGAAGACGCAGTCGAGGCGCTGATCAACAGCAGTCACCAGCTCCAGTCATTCGATGGCTATGCCAGGGGCCAGCAGTTTGCTGGCGCAGCCGGAGCAGGAGGCACCATGGCCGGGGAAGAAATGGGGTCCGCAGCGGCGGTGGTGTCGGCAGTTATCGCTGCGGCAGCAGCTCAGAACGGAGGGCaacaccaccatcaccaccatcaccaccacagcAACAGCCACCACCAAGCACCTGGCGTCCAGTCCAACGGCACTTCTGGGACAATTCACCCACACATGCGCTTGGATGACCGTTTTTCAGACGACCAGCTGGTCAGCATGTCAGTCCGGGAGCTCAACCGACAGCTAAGGGGGGTCAGCAAGGAAGAAGTGATCAGATTGAAACAGAAGAGGAGGACCCTAAAGAACAGAGGCTACGCGCAGTCCTGCCGGTTCAAGCGGGTCCAGCAGCGGCACGTcctggagggagagaagacgCAACTCGTCCAGCAGGTCGATCACCTAAAGCAGGAGATCTCCAGGCTGGTCCGGGAGAGGGACGCGTACAAAGAAAAGTATGAGAAGCTCATCAGCAACGGCTTCAGAGAAAATGGATCCAGCAGTGACAACAACCCTTCATCCCCGGAGTTTTTCAT